One Hyla sarda isolate aHylSar1 chromosome 11, aHylSar1.hap1, whole genome shotgun sequence genomic window carries:
- the LOC130295909 gene encoding putative nuclease HARBI1, with translation MTRNKMAARGAACCHGNTPSKIRGAGGGRVVGLRSLVHTRFLTAPPPLSNHSCSRKRDDKEKLIKMAFPVSLVIMRAHNIANSANPSITPRQTRRPRRFQIRLNLNSFTDEEVLQHFRLSKDSIRMLYEEIKLHIDRQTRRSHAICGRSKLLAVLHYLASGSFQYCIASKIGFTQPTFSRCLRQVVNAIVNISTNYIRFPYSISEREEVKLKFFQKYGMPLTIGLIDCTHIAIIPPAAEEQSYRNRKMFYSLNVQLICGPSGKILDVVARYPGGTHDSFVLSGRGIGQLFQSGYFGDDLLLGDNGYRLTPWLLTPYLSPTNRRPASL, from the exons ATGACTCGCAACAAGATGGCGGCGCGGGGAGCGGCCTGTTGTCATGGAAACACACCCTCTAAAATCAGGGGAGCGGGTGGGGGAAGAGTGGTGGGCTTGCGCTCATTAGTTCACACTAGATTCCTGACCGCCCCTCCTCCCCTAAGTAATCATAGCTGTAGCCGAAAACGGGATGATAAG gaaaagttaataaagatggcaTTCCCAGTCTCCTTGGTGATAATGCGAGCACACAACATTGCCAACTCGGCCAATCCTTCAATTACTCCCCGTCAAACCAGAAGGCCAAGGCGGTTCCAAATTAGGCTTAACCTGAATTCATTTACAGATGAGGAAGTCCTTCAACATTTTAGACTATCAAAGGATTCCATTAGAATGCTTTATGAAGAAATCAAACTACACATTGACAGGCAGACAAGAAGAAGTCACGCTATTTGTGGAAGGTCTAAACTCCTGGCAGTACTTCATTACTTAGCTAGTGGATCTTTCCAGTACTGTATAGCCTCCAAAATAGGTTTCACCCAACCCACATTCAGCCGCTGTCTTCGTCAGGTTGTTAATGCTATTGTGAACATCAGCACCAATTACATTAGGTTCCCATACAGCATCTCAGAAAGGGAGGAAGTGAAGCTAAAGTTTTTCCAAAAATATGGTATGCCTTTAACAATCGGATTAATAGATTGTACGCATATCGCAATCATCCCACCCGCAGCAGAGGAACAAAGCTACCGAAACCGGAAGATGTTCTACTCTTTAAATGTTCAACTAATATGTGGCCCCTCGGGGAAAATTTTAGACGTTGTCGCCAGATATCCTGGAGGAACCCATGACTCATTCGTGTTAAGTGGAAGAGGAATTGGCCAACTATTTCAAAGTGGTTATTTTGGCGATGATTTATTATTAG GTGATAACGGGTATCGCCTTACTCCATGGCTACTTACCCCCTATCTTTCGCCAACGAACAGACGCCCAGCATCGCTATAA